GAAGACTAATATCCTTAGGCTTCTGGACGCTGCCGGTTTTGCGGTCTCCGTTTATCCGGCCCAAACTCCTGCTTCGGAAATTATGAAAGATGGAGTGGATGCATTCTTTCTTTCGAATGGTCCTGGCGATCCAGCTGCTTGCACTTACGCGATCGATTCCACAAAAGCTATATTAGAAAAAAATTATCCTCTTTTCGGGATCTGTTTGGGTCATCAGATCATCGGCCTGACCTTGGGCAAAAAAACAGAAAAAATGAAATTCGGGCATAGAGGCGGGAACCAACCCGTAAAAAGCCTGGAAACCGGCAAGGTGGAGATTACCTCCCAGAATCATGGCTTTGCTGTGGTTGCAGAATCCTCCGAAAAGGAGCCGATCTCTTTTATCAACCTGAACGATGATACTGTAGAAGGTATTCTAAAATCAGGTTATCCTCTTCTCTCCGTTCAATACCATCCGGAAAGTTCTCCTGGTCCGAATGACAGTAGATATTTGTTCCAGAAATTTTATGATTTAGTGGATTCTTCTAAGAAGAAGTAGTTTGGTGTGCGAGTCCATGTTGGAATTCCGACATGGATTTGCAGGTGTGGATGCGGTTGACGAAATGAGGGATTTGTGGTAGGCGTGTAAGCGCTCTCCCACGAGCCACTCCCCCCTCCCGAATCTGGGTGGGGGCGGTCTTAATCCCATTGTAGGAGTTCCTACAATTTAACTCTTAGCTCCGATTTACTTTTTCGACTTCAGCAAAGTCTCCAGTTTATCGAAAGAACTATTCCAACCCACTGTCATGATCTGCCTCATTCCCAAGAAAGTTTGACGTTCCGTCTCAGTGGCTTCACCAAAAACTTCCCATTTAACTGTTACTTTCGTTTTTTTCTTTCCATCTTCTTCGAAAGTCACTGTGGTTAAAAGCATATCAGGATAAGTAGAAGAGAAAGGAGGTTTAGATAAATTTCCTTCTTTATCGCAAAAGTTCTGCGTATAGATCAGTAAGCTAGGAGGACCTATCTTTTTATAATTCAATTTCCCATATTTAGTAACTCCATCAGAAGTTGTCATGGCCCATTGAGAAGTTCCGCCTTCTTTCAGACCGACATTGATGAAGGTCATAGAAGCGCCAGCCGGTCCCAACCATTTCGCAAATCGATCAGGCTTAATCCACATTTCAAACATCGTTTTGATATCCGCATCGAACGAATGACTAATAAGAAATGTATCTTTCCCAGATGTTTCATCGTCGGGAGAAGTTTTAGTAACGTTCAAGGTTGCGCAGCCAAATAGAAGTGCGAAACTGATCACGATTACAAAGTGCGAAATCATTTTTGGTTTCATCATAAGATTTTTCTCTGAACTAAACATCGTTGCCCGATTATTTCAATTTTTCCAAATACTTAGCAAGGTTGCCGATATGCTGCTTAGCACCTTCGATGGCTCCATATTTTTCATTCACTCTTTCAAGTTCCTCTTTGTTCGGGAAGACCTGCTCCATTGTTAGGTTCGTTCCTTCTCCAGCCTCTTCGAATATGATCTTAGATTCAAAATGCACGTCCTGATGGCCTTCCCCATCACCAAGATGCTTGTAGAGAATGTGATGAGGCTTTTTGATATCAGTGAATTGGATCTTGTTTTTATAATCATGTCCGTCGGGTCCATGCATAGTAAAATCCCAAATCCCTCCATTGGTAAAATCCATATGCTTTGTAGTTAATGTAAATCCATCCGGTCCCCACCATTCTGATAGATGTTCAGGCGTTGACCATACTTCGAAGATAAGTTCTGCCGGAACGTCAAAGTATCTTTTGTAAATGACTTTGTTACCTTCGATAATTGTTTCTACGTTATTTTTTATCACGAGCTCTCTCCTTTTTGATCTTTAAAACATACCGATCCAGTTTATCTAAACGTTTATTCCATAAATCGATTATATCGAGTAACCAATCTTCCATTTCATTAATGCTAGATCCGTTAAGGCTATAGATACGCTTTTGCGCTTCCTTTTTCATATTAAGGACTTTAGCGCTCTTTAATACCTTTAAGTGATGTGAAATGGCAGGCGGACTTATTTTAAAATTTTGTCCGATCTCAGTTGAAGTGAGTTCGCCATTTTTGGCCACCAGTCTCACGATTTCCCTTCTTGTATCGTCAGCAAGCGCGGCAAATGCATTCATAATCCATTATTTAAATATATATTTAAATAAGTCAATATTTAATTAAATATATATTTAAATAATGAAGCCGGCTAAAGAATGGAAGATTTAAGAATCTCTTTTGGGAGCAAGGGTCGGAATTTCAAAAAGGTTTCAGCTTTATGATTTCGAGGAAGTTTTTGAGAAATAAGCGATGTTGGAATTCCAACATCAGATGGAATAGAAGTATGTTATTGACGAAGTAAGGGATTTATGGTAGGCGAGAACGAGCTCTCCCACGGGCCACTCCCCCCCACCCAATGCAGGGTGGGGGCAATCTTAAACTCATGTAGGAACTCCTACAATGACATCTCGCAAATAAAATCAGGATTCTTCTATGAGTTCCAACATTCTTTCTTTCTCTCTGGTATCCGCAGGATAACAAAGAGTTTGGTTGGCTGTAGAAGTCTGAAAATCTTTGTTCTTTCTGTCCAATTCTACAATTCTATTTCGTATCTTACGAACTACGATCTGGGTTTCTTCCCTATCTTTTCCGTCCAGAACGACTACATATTTCCCTTGGCCGACTCTATAACAATAGTCCGTTTCTCCTAAATTTTCCTGGATAGACGTCCTTAGCTCCTCACAATAATGAGCGAAAAATCCCGCACCCTTAATGCGGACCATTCTGGTTGCATTTTGAACTTTGAAAACTGTAAGACTGAAAGGTGTTCCTATCTTGGAAGCTCTCGAGATCGCTTCGTCTATTCTTGATTCAACAGGACTGAAAGGATCTCTGAATACTGCGTCTCTTTCTTCCAACATTAATAAGTTGGAGAGCACTGGAGAGGCAATTTCGGAAATCCCAACCGCGGTCTCTCGATCCGTATCCGTCCAAGGTCTTTCCGTTTCGTGAATGAATAACATTCCCACAAGCCAGTTTAAGTTTAAAAAGGGAAGAATGTCGAAATCATGCATGAGCCCGATCTCATCGTTTGATAACTGCGATAATAGTTCCGGATTTTTTC
The window above is part of the Leptospira licerasiae serovar Varillal str. VAR 010 genome. Proteins encoded here:
- a CDS encoding SRPBCC family protein — protein: MMKPKMISHFVIVISFALLFGCATLNVTKTSPDDETSGKDTFLISHSFDADIKTMFEMWIKPDRFAKWLGPAGASMTFINVGLKEGGTSQWAMTTSDGVTKYGKLNYKKIGPPSLLIYTQNFCDKEGNLSKPPFSSTYPDMLLTTVTFEEDGKKKTKVTVKWEVFGEATETERQTFLGMRQIMTVGWNSSFDKLETLLKSKK
- a CDS encoding SRPBCC family protein, with the protein product MIKNNVETIIEGNKVIYKRYFDVPAELIFEVWSTPEHLSEWWGPDGFTLTTKHMDFTNGGIWDFTMHGPDGHDYKNKIQFTDIKKPHHILYKHLGDGEGHQDVHFESKIIFEEAGEGTNLTMEQVFPNKEELERVNEKYGAIEGAKQHIGNLAKYLEKLK
- a CDS encoding metalloregulator ArsR/SmtB family transcription factor yields the protein MNAFAALADDTRREIVRLVAKNGELTSTEIGQNFKISPPAISHHLKVLKSAKVLNMKKEAQKRIYSLNGSSINEMEDWLLDIIDLWNKRLDKLDRYVLKIKKERARDKK